The following coding sequences are from one Aureibacillus halotolerans window:
- a CDS encoding extracellular solute-binding protein — MNIKKSLSKGLVAASSLLLLMGCASGGTSNGEATASGSAEGGSSESGSSEALVVYTNSDSNGRGDWLIEQAAEAGFAIELVAAGGGDVTNRLVSEKANPIADVVFGLNHMFYEQLKNEDILISYEPAWAGEIEEGINDSEGYYHGLVKQALIMAYNLEFVAEADAPESYLDVVNDEQYQGLYQARDDLGAGTAKVIVASILTQFQDPEGELGVSEEGWAFIDRFYENGVQIPEGENHFVALASGDAPIGTIISGVVEASMEQYGADMAYIHPEIGTPQVVEGVAIVNGTEHEEQAKEFVDWMGSAEVQGEFAAEFNAMPANEEAKEQVTDFQKQLFEGLESQQIDWAFVTEHMDAWVEKLELEIF, encoded by the coding sequence ATGAATATCAAAAAAAGTTTGTCAAAGGGACTGGTTGCTGCGTCTTCGTTGCTACTGCTCATGGGTTGTGCGAGCGGAGGGACAAGCAATGGAGAGGCGACAGCGTCAGGTTCGGCTGAGGGCGGTAGTTCTGAGTCTGGGAGTAGTGAGGCTCTTGTCGTCTATACGAATTCAGACAGTAACGGGCGTGGAGACTGGCTGATTGAGCAAGCGGCCGAAGCGGGCTTTGCGATTGAACTTGTTGCTGCCGGCGGTGGGGATGTGACGAACCGTCTCGTTTCAGAAAAAGCTAATCCAATCGCTGATGTTGTGTTTGGGCTGAATCATATGTTTTATGAGCAGTTGAAGAACGAAGACATTTTGATTTCTTATGAGCCTGCGTGGGCAGGAGAGATTGAAGAAGGCATCAACGATTCCGAGGGCTACTATCACGGCCTTGTGAAACAGGCGCTTATTATGGCCTACAACCTTGAATTTGTTGCTGAAGCCGATGCACCAGAAAGTTATCTTGATGTCGTCAATGACGAACAATATCAGGGTCTCTATCAGGCACGTGACGATCTTGGGGCAGGCACGGCAAAGGTTATTGTTGCTAGCATTCTGACACAATTCCAAGATCCTGAAGGAGAGCTTGGCGTGTCCGAGGAAGGTTGGGCATTCATTGATCGTTTTTATGAAAATGGTGTTCAGATTCCTGAAGGGGAGAACCACTTTGTGGCCCTAGCTTCCGGTGATGCGCCAATTGGTACAATCATCTCCGGAGTCGTGGAAGCGAGTATGGAGCAGTATGGCGCAGATATGGCGTATATTCATCCTGAAATCGGGACGCCACAGGTCGTTGAGGGCGTCGCTATCGTGAATGGAACCGAACATGAAGAACAAGCGAAAGAGTTTGTTGACTGGATGGGCTCTGCCGAAGTGCAAGGAGAGTTTGCCGCAGAGTTTAATGCAATGCCAGCGAATGAAGAAGCGAAAGAGCAAGTCACGGACTTCCAGAAGCAGCTGTTTGAGGGGCTAGAGTCGCAGCAGATTGACTGGGCGTTCGTCACAGAGCATATGGATGCTTGGGTCGAAAAGCTGGAGCTTGAAATCTTCTAA
- a CDS encoding CPBP family intramembrane glutamic endopeptidase: MSSVYAAKNGQLLFRVVLGLMPFLVIGLGLIYIVKRESFFPFLQSLFVSDVLSFLEAALLGLSVGVIIIVGYIVVFTVANIEIPDSEGKKLIEKILRTPGGIAVTALGGGIIEEFFFRGVLIGLFIGSSTLIDWSVIAISTLIFWALHLPQYKGSYFAYAVVFIIGLIFALLFYFTGSLIAPMIAHGVYNLGVGVHFVKTSKREKI, translated from the coding sequence ATGAGTTCAGTATACGCTGCCAAGAATGGCCAACTATTGTTTCGGGTTGTCTTAGGGTTAATGCCGTTTCTGGTCATTGGTCTGGGGCTTATTTATATTGTTAAACGGGAATCATTTTTTCCATTTCTTCAATCGTTGTTTGTTTCCGATGTACTCTCTTTTCTTGAGGCAGCACTCCTCGGTCTGAGTGTTGGCGTCATTATCATAGTTGGTTATATAGTAGTGTTCACAGTAGCCAACATCGAAATTCCTGACTCAGAAGGGAAGAAGCTGATTGAAAAGATTTTGAGAACTCCAGGTGGTATCGCCGTCACTGCGCTTGGTGGGGGCATCATTGAGGAATTTTTCTTTCGAGGTGTGCTCATCGGATTGTTTATCGGTTCCTCGACGCTCATTGATTGGAGTGTCATCGCGATCAGCACGCTGATCTTCTGGGCCCTTCATTTGCCGCAGTATAAAGGATCATATTTCGCGTACGCGGTTGTGTTTATCATTGGACTCATCTTTGCCCTGCTGTTTTACTTTACCGGTTCACTCATTGCCCCAATGATTGCCCACGGGGTTTATAACCTTGGCGTTGGCGTGCACTTTGTTAAAACGAGCAAGAGAGAAAAAATTTAG
- a CDS encoding YjhG/YagF family D-xylonate dehydratase, with amino-acid sequence MSQVLQDIMANKDNIYALRTAARGPEGSLPLTPDMLRHSPSGNLFGLTQNVGMGWESSKLNGSQVLLLSTQGGIREEDGTPIALGYHTGHWEIGLLMKAAAEEIAQAGGVPFAGYVSDPCDGRSQGTTGMFDSLPYRNDAAMVFRRLIRSLPTRKSVIGVATCDKGLPAMLMALAGSGDLPGVIVPGGVTLPPINGEDAGKIQTIGARYSAGELSLQDAADLGCRACATPGGGCQFLGTAATAQVVSEALGLTVPHAALAPSGQPIWLELARQSARAVITQQEKGLRLRDILTDEAIHNAMVVHAAFGGSTNLLLHIPAIAHAAGLRVPDVSDWTEVNRSVPRLVSLLPNGPEHHATVRGYLAGGVPEVMLHLRRARLLHESVMTASGETLGTVLDWWEVSERRQKVRAALLEQDGVHPDQVIMSPDQARANGLTSTVTFPIGNLAPEGSVIKSTSIDPSLISDDGVFRHLGQAKVFTSEKEAIESIKTGGIDAGDILVLIGRGPLGTGMEETYQLTSALKHLSFGKHVTLITDARFSGVSTGACIGHVGPEALAGGPIGKLQNGDWVEVIVDTEKLTGSVQFVGEREQAGTPDEGSAILAKRQTRPDVQPDPALPDDTRLWAALQAASGGTWRGCVYDVDRIVDALASKPLV; translated from the coding sequence ATGAGTCAGGTGCTGCAGGACATCATGGCCAATAAGGACAATATTTATGCACTTCGTACCGCGGCACGAGGGCCTGAAGGTTCTCTTCCGCTGACACCGGACATGCTGCGGCATTCTCCGAGCGGCAACTTGTTTGGCTTAACGCAAAATGTCGGTATGGGCTGGGAGTCGTCGAAGCTGAATGGCAGCCAGGTGCTTCTGCTTAGTACACAAGGGGGCATTCGGGAAGAGGACGGGACGCCGATCGCTCTTGGGTATCATACCGGCCACTGGGAAATTGGACTGTTGATGAAGGCCGCGGCGGAAGAAATTGCGCAAGCTGGCGGTGTTCCATTTGCGGGGTATGTAAGCGACCCTTGCGACGGGCGTAGCCAAGGGACGACGGGAATGTTTGACTCTCTGCCGTACCGGAACGACGCGGCCATGGTGTTTCGTCGCTTAATTCGTTCGTTGCCTACCCGCAAGTCCGTTATTGGCGTCGCCACGTGTGACAAAGGGCTGCCAGCGATGCTGATGGCATTGGCAGGAAGCGGGGATTTGCCGGGGGTTATTGTTCCTGGTGGTGTGACGCTGCCTCCCATAAACGGCGAGGATGCCGGGAAAATCCAGACGATTGGCGCCCGCTACTCTGCAGGGGAACTTTCCTTGCAGGATGCGGCGGATCTTGGTTGCCGGGCGTGCGCCACGCCGGGTGGCGGCTGTCAATTTCTCGGCACCGCAGCAACGGCTCAAGTCGTTTCCGAGGCACTGGGACTGACGGTGCCGCATGCAGCGCTCGCTCCATCAGGACAGCCGATCTGGTTGGAACTCGCCCGCCAGTCGGCCCGCGCGGTCATCACCCAACAGGAAAAAGGCTTGCGTTTACGCGATATCCTGACGGACGAAGCGATTCACAACGCCATGGTCGTCCATGCGGCATTTGGCGGCTCGACGAACTTGTTGTTGCATATCCCAGCCATCGCTCATGCAGCCGGCTTGCGTGTACCTGACGTGTCGGACTGGACGGAAGTAAATCGCAGCGTCCCACGCCTCGTCAGTTTGTTGCCGAACGGTCCTGAACACCACGCGACCGTACGTGGGTACTTGGCGGGCGGTGTGCCGGAAGTAATGCTCCATCTTCGCCGGGCCAGGCTATTGCATGAATCAGTAATGACCGCATCCGGGGAGACGCTCGGGACTGTACTTGATTGGTGGGAAGTCTCCGAACGCCGCCAAAAAGTCAGGGCTGCCTTGCTCGAACAGGATGGAGTTCATCCCGACCAGGTCATTATGAGCCCGGATCAAGCCCGTGCTAACGGGTTAACGTCCACAGTGACATTTCCTATAGGAAACCTGGCGCCGGAAGGCTCGGTCATTAAATCGACATCCATTGACCCGTCGCTCATTAGTGACGATGGTGTTTTTCGCCATCTCGGTCAAGCGAAGGTCTTTACGTCTGAAAAGGAAGCAATCGAGTCCATTAAAACCGGTGGCATTGATGCTGGCGATATTCTCGTGCTGATCGGCAGAGGTCCTCTTGGTACCGGGATGGAGGAGACCTATCAGCTGACATCGGCCCTGAAGCATCTAAGCTTCGGAAAACACGTCACTCTGATTACCGACGCTCGCTTCTCTGGTGTTTCGACAGGCGCATGTATCGGCCACGTGGGACCAGAGGCACTAGCCGGAGGGCCGATCGGCAAGCTGCAGAATGGGGACTGGGTGGAGGTCATCGTTGACACGGAAAAACTGACCGGAAGCGTTCAGTTTGTTGGCGAAAGGGAACAGGCAGGCACCCCCGATGAAGGATCTGCCATTCTGGCGAAACGCCAAACCCGTCCCGATGTTCAGCCGGATCCAGCGCTTCCGGACGATACGCGGCTGTGGGCAGCACTGCAGGCCGCCAGCGGAGGCACTTGGCGGGGATGTGTGTACGATGTGGATCGGATCGTCGACGCATTGGCCAGTAAGCCGTTGGTATAA
- a CDS encoding fumarylacetoacetate hydrolase family protein, which translates to MRIIRFKRSGGQQPALAALTAEDTVYPLPQLDIQQLFQQAAEEGVTPLAWVQSWVHDTDPLEQKASELSLDVPVVAPEVWAAGVTYERSREARNYEATGGKLDATTFYDKVYDAERPELFMKSTAARTVGPDDVMYLRRDSNWQIPEPELGLVLDAGGNIMGYTVGNDLSCRDIEGENPLYLPQAKVWKHSCSLGPAILLAGAVDDPYQFEILCRIERGGEVVSEGTASTGQLKRTFTELVSYLARDNDVFAGTVLLTGTCIVPPDEFTLQAGDVVEIEIKGIGTLRNAMQVLTEAPAQ; encoded by the coding sequence ATGAGGATCATCCGTTTTAAACGCTCTGGAGGACAGCAGCCTGCACTTGCCGCGTTGACCGCGGAAGACACGGTGTACCCGTTGCCACAGCTAGATATCCAGCAATTATTTCAGCAAGCAGCAGAAGAGGGGGTGACTCCGCTCGCGTGGGTGCAGTCGTGGGTACATGACACAGATCCACTGGAGCAAAAGGCCTCCGAGCTTTCGCTAGACGTACCTGTAGTTGCGCCGGAAGTATGGGCGGCGGGCGTTACGTATGAACGAAGCCGGGAAGCGCGGAACTATGAAGCGACGGGCGGTAAGCTCGATGCGACGACGTTTTATGACAAAGTGTACGACGCGGAGCGCCCGGAACTGTTTATGAAATCGACCGCAGCTCGGACAGTCGGGCCGGATGATGTCATGTATTTACGCCGGGATTCGAATTGGCAGATTCCTGAGCCAGAATTAGGGCTCGTGCTCGATGCTGGGGGAAACATCATGGGCTACACCGTCGGCAACGACCTGAGCTGCCGGGACATCGAAGGGGAAAACCCTTTGTACTTGCCGCAAGCCAAAGTGTGGAAGCATTCCTGCTCCCTCGGGCCGGCGATTCTATTGGCTGGAGCGGTGGACGATCCGTATCAGTTTGAGATTCTCTGCCGGATTGAAAGAGGCGGAGAGGTTGTTAGTGAGGGGACGGCAAGCACAGGCCAGCTGAAACGAACATTTACCGAGCTTGTGTCTTACCTGGCGAGGGATAATGATGTATTTGCAGGAACGGTTCTTCTGACGGGAACATGCATCGTTCCGCCGGACGAGTTTACTTTGCAGGCCGGTGATGTCGTTGAAATTGAGATTAAAGGCATCGGTACGTTACGTAATGCCATGCAGGTACTGACAGAGGCGCCGGCGCAGTAA
- a CDS encoding glycine betaine uptake BCCT transporter: MSSKRNEMGSKRKDGSSVFIISLIITSIFILWGVFFRDNLASVTNFLYGGTIDHLGWVYLVASLFFVVFSVFILFSKYGDIRLGKKTDRPDFKTPSWLAMLFGAGMGIGIVYWSVAEPVTHYTNPPTGEGFTTEAANTAMKYTFFHWGLDPWAIYTVIGLALAFFQYNKKLPAAISSVFYPVLGDRIYGPVGKSIDILSVFATVFGIATSLGLGAMQVTAGMHHIFGAPNTLVVQLIVIAVATVIFTISINTGLEKGIQFLSNAAMALSFLIMLLILIVGPTLTIVKTFMNTTGLYLTDYLQMSLRQTPFGGGEEWLASWTLFYWAWWIAWAPFVGMFIARVSRGRTVREFVLGVLIVPTLGTMLWMSIFGGSALELVHNGANGELATYIADNINLSIFTFFEQLPLGFFLSIVGFAVVVIYYITVADTATFVLGMLSERGTLNPSNKIKVTWGVIQSAVAAVLLFAGGLEVLQTASLIAALPFALIMVLMCFSLLKGLKSEL, from the coding sequence ATGAGCAGTAAACGAAATGAAATGGGCAGTAAACGAAAAGATGGCAGTTCTGTTTTTATTATTTCTCTCATCATCACAAGCATATTTATTTTATGGGGTGTCTTTTTCCGGGACAACCTTGCTAGCGTAACGAATTTCCTCTATGGTGGCACGATTGATCACCTTGGTTGGGTGTATCTGGTCGCCTCCCTCTTTTTTGTCGTCTTTTCAGTGTTTATTCTCTTCTCAAAATACGGGGATATCCGCTTAGGCAAAAAAACCGATCGGCCCGATTTTAAGACGCCATCATGGCTCGCCATGCTGTTTGGCGCCGGCATGGGGATCGGGATTGTCTACTGGAGTGTAGCTGAACCCGTCACCCATTACACGAATCCGCCCACTGGCGAAGGATTTACGACTGAAGCAGCGAACACGGCAATGAAATACACGTTTTTCCATTGGGGTCTGGACCCTTGGGCGATCTATACCGTCATTGGCTTAGCCCTCGCCTTTTTCCAGTACAACAAAAAACTTCCGGCAGCGATCAGTTCCGTCTTTTATCCGGTGCTCGGTGACCGTATCTATGGTCCCGTCGGTAAATCGATCGATATTCTGTCGGTTTTCGCCACGGTCTTTGGGATCGCGACGTCGTTAGGCCTTGGTGCGATGCAGGTCACAGCGGGCATGCACCACATTTTCGGGGCACCGAACACGCTGGTCGTTCAGCTCATCGTCATCGCGGTAGCCACCGTCATCTTTACGATCTCGATTAATACAGGGTTGGAGAAAGGCATCCAGTTTTTATCGAATGCGGCGATGGCCCTATCCTTTCTGATTATGTTGTTAATCCTAATTGTCGGCCCAACGCTGACGATTGTTAAAACCTTCATGAACACAACCGGACTTTACTTAACGGACTATCTGCAAATGAGTTTACGGCAGACCCCGTTTGGCGGAGGCGAGGAATGGCTCGCCTCCTGGACGCTGTTTTACTGGGCATGGTGGATCGCCTGGGCGCCATTTGTCGGCATGTTTATCGCACGGGTATCCAGAGGACGGACCGTCAGAGAATTTGTCCTTGGCGTCCTCATTGTCCCGACCCTCGGCACCATGCTTTGGATGTCGATCTTCGGCGGCTCTGCCCTTGAACTCGTACACAACGGGGCAAACGGCGAACTAGCCACCTACATTGCCGATAACATTAACTTGTCGATCTTTACCTTTTTTGAACAGCTTCCGTTAGGCTTTTTCCTAAGCATCGTAGGCTTTGCCGTCGTCGTCATTTATTACATCACCGTCGCCGACACCGCCACCTTCGTGCTAGGCATGCTCAGTGAACGCGGAACGCTCAACCCGTCCAACAAAATTAAAGTCACGTGGGGCGTCATCCAATCCGCCGTCGCAGCCGTATTGCTTTTCGCCGGCGGCCTGGAAGTCCTGCAAACCGCCTCTCTCATCGCCGCCCTGCCCTTCGCACTAATTATGGTGCTCATGTGCTTTTCACTACTGAAGGGTCTGAAGAGCGAGCTTTAG
- a CDS encoding stalk domain-containing protein: MKIRIFIAGLVIGGIVTSTTTLFAADFIKATLYPVTLVINSEEKEIPENQSILNYNNHTYVPLRWVADQMNAEVDYRKVPRYDDTIISIKFPWYEGDADLSKSIPGYLIRHVGEEDFNEWLKETDPHYQVLETFMKDFGITEEEAEQIKQEDLKD; this comes from the coding sequence ATGAAGATAAGAATATTTATTGCCGGGTTGGTCATTGGCGGTATTGTTACAAGTACAACGACCCTTTTTGCTGCTGACTTCATAAAGGCAACACTATACCCAGTTACTTTGGTTATAAATTCGGAGGAAAAAGAAATTCCGGAAAACCAAAGCATTTTGAACTACAACAATCACACGTATGTGCCTTTAAGGTGGGTCGCCGATCAAATGAATGCAGAAGTCGACTATCGTAAAGTGCCTAGATATGATGATACGATTATCAGCATCAAATTTCCCTGGTATGAAGGGGATGCCGATCTTTCCAAATCGATACCCGGCTATCTCATTCGACATGTGGGAGAAGAAGACTTTAATGAGTGGCTTAAAGAAACGGATCCACACTATCAGGTCTTGGAAACGTTCATGAAGGATTTTGGCATCACAGAAGAAGAAGCTGAACAAATCAAACAGGAAGATCTCAAGGATTAA
- a CDS encoding VOC family protein, translated as MVKVNVYLKFNGQTEEAMLFYKDALKVDLAGPIVRYQDMSDKELPDEEKNLILNMGLDLGDSLIMASDTKEPMHWDLSPNITINLNPESREEADRLFAALSEGGKIIYPIEDQPWGDYFGHFRDKFGVSWDVMVTG; from the coding sequence GTGGTTAAGGTCAACGTGTATTTGAAATTTAATGGGCAAACAGAGGAAGCGATGTTGTTTTATAAAGATGCGTTGAAGGTCGATTTGGCAGGTCCCATTGTGCGCTATCAAGATATGAGTGACAAAGAATTACCGGATGAAGAAAAAAACCTTATTTTAAATATGGGCCTTGATTTAGGTGACAGTTTGATCATGGCAAGCGATACGAAGGAACCTATGCACTGGGATTTGAGCCCGAATATAACAATAAATCTTAATCCAGAATCCCGGGAAGAAGCGGACCGGTTATTTGCGGCATTAAGTGAGGGCGGAAAAATCATCTATCCGATTGAAGATCAACCATGGGGAGATTATTTTGGTCATTTTAGGGATAAGTTTGGTGTGTCCTGGGATGTTATGGTGACTGGCTGA
- a CDS encoding UvrD-helicase domain-containing protein, with protein sequence MTNNKFTETPFQTSVTIPQAPMAETTTSRTLVPPEAPDAFYFRALEQRGIHLNEPQIEAVRHGDGPLLVLAGAGSGKTSVLVGRVGYLCAVRQIDPNALLLVTFSKKAADEMKQRVAQLPGMDAQQAKRIKAQTYHSFFLRVIKQNGIDKDILGSGRQEQIAMKKIIKGLGFQDRYQPETILSLLSFYKLQLKNIRELGDAVEKEIKDIFLAYEDWKAQNNYINFDDVLLMAYELLSKQPDVLAALQKQCRYLLVDEFQDTNLVQYKLIQMIAQPQNNLMVVGDDDQTIYSFNGADSDFILAFDRQYPNAETVTLDINYRSTQRIIGLGNAVIHKNKRRKEKTLKATNTSPLVPRYLRPTNSDDEAERLIELISRIVQQKKQSYKDIAVLFRSSANSRAMLEQLALSHIPYMDYGDKETFYDHWVVKPLLAHLRLSLDPQKLEAIDDVLPTLYIPRDKGREFLQNKERIHANDHPFDHLNSFPSLKGFQQKQVTERIALVPTLHKMKPQQAIQKMRQAFYDAYLQANQPSKFSQYKENLLDQLDELESSAARFLTVTEFIHFIDEFKRKREAMMARGAVQNDEDAVSLMTIHKSKGMEFPIVFLIGASEGTIPHHSIFDASKMKDTYPSLSQKQKVEAALEEERRLAYVAITRAKSHLVVSSPKSSQGRETDISRFFSDIFQDKATQNPSPRPVRGGKMETVNAWICTGHDCIVWQRISNHKEAQLDSKPCPICQSPMEKGRKDVLQTSSS encoded by the coding sequence GGCTGAAACAACAACAAGCCGGACGCTCGTTCCACCAGAGGCACCTGATGCGTTTTACTTTCGTGCTTTGGAGCAGCGCGGCATTCATTTAAATGAACCTCAGATCGAAGCGGTGCGTCATGGCGACGGGCCGCTTTTGGTGTTGGCGGGGGCCGGCTCGGGCAAGACCTCGGTGCTCGTGGGCCGTGTGGGGTATCTTTGTGCGGTGCGCCAGATTGATCCAAATGCCTTGCTTTTAGTGACCTTCTCCAAAAAAGCGGCCGATGAAATGAAACAACGCGTCGCCCAACTGCCCGGGATGGATGCCCAGCAAGCGAAGCGCATTAAAGCCCAAACGTACCACTCGTTTTTTCTTCGCGTCATTAAGCAAAACGGCATAGACAAAGACATCTTAGGGAGCGGTCGCCAAGAACAGATTGCGATGAAAAAGATCATCAAAGGACTCGGCTTTCAAGACCGATACCAGCCAGAGACGATACTTTCTTTGCTTTCGTTTTATAAATTGCAGCTGAAGAACATTCGCGAGTTAGGCGATGCTGTCGAGAAAGAAATTAAGGACATCTTCCTCGCTTACGAGGACTGGAAAGCGCAGAACAACTACATCAACTTTGATGATGTGCTGCTCATGGCGTATGAGCTCCTGAGCAAGCAACCTGACGTCCTGGCAGCGCTACAGAAGCAATGTCGCTATCTTTTGGTCGATGAGTTTCAAGACACCAATCTCGTGCAATACAAGCTGATTCAAATGATCGCACAGCCGCAGAACAACCTCATGGTGGTTGGTGACGATGACCAAACGATCTATTCGTTTAACGGGGCCGACAGTGACTTCATTTTAGCGTTTGACCGGCAATACCCAAATGCCGAAACGGTGACGCTCGATATCAATTACCGCTCGACACAGCGAATTATCGGTCTCGGGAACGCTGTGATTCATAAGAACAAACGGCGCAAAGAAAAGACGTTGAAAGCGACAAATACCAGCCCCTTAGTGCCAAGGTATCTCCGCCCGACAAATTCGGACGATGAGGCAGAACGTTTGATTGAATTAATTTCCCGTATTGTGCAGCAGAAAAAGCAGTCCTATAAAGACATTGCCGTCTTGTTTCGCTCCTCGGCAAACAGCCGGGCGATGCTGGAACAGCTAGCCTTGAGCCATATCCCATACATGGATTACGGGGACAAGGAGACGTTTTATGATCATTGGGTCGTCAAGCCTCTGCTCGCTCATTTACGGTTGAGCCTTGATCCACAAAAACTTGAGGCGATCGATGATGTGTTGCCTACTTTGTACATTCCTCGAGACAAGGGAAGGGAATTTTTGCAGAACAAAGAGCGGATACATGCGAATGATCATCCGTTCGATCACCTAAACTCATTCCCAAGCCTCAAAGGGTTCCAGCAGAAACAAGTGACGGAACGCATTGCGCTCGTCCCGACGTTACATAAAATGAAGCCCCAGCAAGCCATCCAAAAGATGAGGCAGGCGTTTTACGATGCTTATTTGCAGGCCAACCAACCGAGCAAGTTTTCCCAATACAAGGAGAATCTGTTGGATCAGCTGGATGAGCTTGAGTCGTCCGCTGCACGGTTTTTGACCGTTACAGAGTTTATTCATTTTATCGATGAATTCAAACGCAAAAGGGAGGCGATGATGGCTCGAGGGGCTGTACAGAATGATGAGGATGCGGTGTCGTTAATGACGATTCACAAGTCAAAAGGCATGGAATTTCCGATCGTGTTCTTGATCGGCGCTTCGGAAGGCACGATTCCGCATCATTCCATTTTTGACGCAAGCAAGATGAAAGACACGTACCCCTCGTTGTCACAGAAGCAAAAAGTGGAGGCAGCGCTGGAAGAGGAGCGCAGGCTCGCTTACGTCGCCATTACCCGAGCGAAATCCCATTTGGTGGTGAGTTCGCCTAAGAGTTCGCAAGGGAGAGAGACCGACATCTCCCGCTTCTTCTCAGACATCTTCCAAGACAAGGCGACACAAAATCCATCCCCACGTCCGGTTCGTGGAGGAAAGATGGAAACCGTGAATGCGTGGATCTGCACAGGCCATGATTGCATTGTCTGGCAGCGTATTTCAAACCACAAAGAGGCGCAACTCGATTCTAAACCCTGTCCAATATGTCAGTCGCCGATGGAGAAGGGGAGGAAGGACGTGTTGCAGACGTCATCGTCATGA